The window AGTAGGTGAGTACCAGCGTCGGTCAGCTCGTAGTGGTTCGACCGACCATCGGCTTTGGATTTCGTGATGAGTCCAGCCGCAACGAGGGTATCGAGGGCGGGATACAGTCGGCCGTGATTGATCGACTCTTCATACCACGTCTCGAGTTCAGCTTTGATCGTGAGCCCCTTGACGAGGCTGTGGCGAGTGTTGCAGCGCGCAATAGCGGGGAGGCAATCGCGTTGGAATGCGGTCAGGCCGAAAATGCTGACCCCACCGTCGGGGATGAGATCCTCAGGATCAGTGTGGCGCAGTTGTGCAGGGATGCGGGTGTAGTCGGTGTCTGTTGGGGTTGGGGCACACCACTGACATCGTGGGTGATCTGTGTCAGTTGGGATGCGGTGAAATGCTGTGGTGGGTTGGGTGGTGACCTGACAGGCTGGCTCGTCGGGGTTGTCTGGGTCGGGATCGTGTGCTTTGGCATCGCGGCTAGTCGTAGCGAGGTAGTACTCTTGGTCGGCTCCGGCACGTTCAAGCCGGTGTGTGTTTGTATTAGACATGTCGTTGGGATAAACGACCCCACTCGGCGGTGCGGTGTCCTAAGCACCGCGTCGCCATTCCTCGTGGGCGGACCTGCCGCGTAGCGTCGCTGGGACCTACTCGAAACCGTAGACACTTAGCTCCTTCCACGTGGAAACTAGTTCCCGTGCGTGTTCTTTTGGGAGACAACTGCTATTTTGTTCTGGGGTTGCAACGAAGGCTCAATGGCGGGCCGGAAGCGAGAGACGACAGACGATCAAATACTACGAGCAATAGCTCTCTCACCTCATCCCGTCGTAGTTGCGTCCGAACTTGGGGATGAGCTAGATATGTCTCGGCAGGGTGTATTTGTTCGACTCCAGGACTTGGAAACTGAAGGCCTCGTTAGAAGCGCTAAGAAGGCTTCTGCAAGGGTATGGTGGCTCACGGAAGAAGGCCGAATTTCGCTTTCTCAAGGGGCTGAATGACCTTCTATCCACCAAACGTACCCGCTCCCAACTGATTTTCGGCAGACTGACCCACTGTCGAATAACGAGTTTAGACGCTTTGCAACACCAGTGCGAGTCATAGAGAAGGTCTGAGCAATTTCAGCTGTTGATGCGACTGGCTCGTCGATGTCTTTGATTGCAGCAATCAACTGATCATCACTGACCCTAGTATTGCCGTGTTCACTTACCATCAGCTCCGTTATTAGTTTCCGCGTGGCAAAAAGTTAATGACCCCTCATTGTGTAGGATCTGTTGAGAACAACAATCGCTCATTGGAGCTATTTAGTCCAAAACTCGCCTGGTAGGACAGGCGAGCGGTTGGGGTTCTCAGGAAGCTGAACCCATGTCAGCACACACGACGTCAACAGATAACGGTACTGTTCGCAACCACGACTGGCTCGGCCCGATGCCTGAGTTCGACTGCTACGGCAATCCCACGGGAGAGATGTACGTCGAATGCAGTGATTGCGGGATCGAAGTCTTGGCTGAATACACGGCGAGTGCAACCCACCGGCAGGGGTGTTCACTGTGAGGCTGTACGGGCGGACCTGCACTGGATGTGGCTCACCACTCCTGTGTGGGCGGCTTGACGCAGCGATCTGTATCACGTGTATCGGATCGGCCAGTGGAGTCCTGCAGTGACCTGTACTGCACGCGATCGCATCCGTGCACACGAGCTCGGTGCTGCACTCGCTGCAAGTGACCACGTGCTTGGGGTCTCCGTCCAGTCTCCAGATATTGGCCACCGCTCGGGGTGGACACTCGAGGTGACGCTGAACCAAGCAGTCGCCCAACCTGCAGTGTTGCGTATCTTAGAACGACACAATGCATCGCTAGTGTGTGCGATGACGCGGGGAGGGCCAGAGCGAATGGAGGTAAGTATCCGAGTGTAATCAGAAGAATAGACGGGTGTGACAGCCAAATTACCAGTTCTGCCGCTATCGAGTGAATCCCAAAGAAGGACCACGTTAGGGAGTTAAACAATATTGTCTAGAAGGCCAGGCCGGAATTTGAACCCGGTCTCTCGTCTTTCAAGAAGTTGACACGTCCCGAGGCCTGGAAACGGCGTTTTGACCGTCATCAGAGGACAGGTTTTCACTCTGTTTCTCTGATCGCCGTTCCGTCTTGGACTTCCCTGTTTTCTCCGGTGTCAGAGGGTTTCTGCGTAGGAGTAGTATTGTAGCGCACCCCCTTGAAACACCGGGCAAGCAGGCTCTCGGCCTGAGTCATAATACTAGTCCAATTCAGACGCTATATCCAACCTGCCTGAATCGCTAACGAAATAGCACTTGATACCGCGATAACCAATGTGAGAATCCCACCAATCTTCTGTAAGCTCTTGGCCGATTCATTCTGAGACTGAATCTTATTTTGCAGATCAACAGTTTCGATGGTCGAATTTAACTCTATGTTAGAACGGACTAACTCAATCGAGTCATTGTACTTCTCAACGAGGTCTTCATACTCTTCTTTAGCGTAATCCTCGACCTCACCGGCGCTATCCACAAGTGTAGCTATGAAGCCCTTACGTTTACCAAACGGTTCAGATTCTTTAAACGAGTGCTGGATACTATCACTTTGTCTCGATATCTGTCTCCAATTCTCCTTCATCTCTTGCCGATCTTTCTGTAATCCTTTCAATAAGTCATACTGAGCTTCGTAGTCTATAGAGTCCTCTAATGGTTCGTGCTCAGGATTCTTCTCGTTGTGAAAGTTGTAGTACCCATAGAGAGACCACATTAGCTTTTCAAAAATCATAGAGAGACTACTGTATCCTTGACGAGTATACGTAGATCCAATTGGATCACCATCCCTGCTGTACCGGCTTCCAGATCCTTCGGAGTGGAAGTTCGTAAGTATACTTCTGAATCTGAAGCTGCCTACAGAACTCTCAAACTTTCTGCGACCTGCGAAAACATATCTCTCCTTGTCACCATATTGCTGAATTTCTTCACTCAGATTAGAGACGTGAATATCGTCTATCCCGTACCAGAAGAGATCGTCTTCGCTCATAAAATCTTCAAGAGAATCAAGACTAGATTCTGAGAAATCAAATGACCAGAAACTTGGGTGGTACAATGACAGCCTGCCTGTATTCCAGGACTCTCTGTTCTTTGTGAATATACCAACTTCCAACTCGTCCGCTATCAGGTCACTAAGAGCCTCAACAATCTCTTCAATCAAAACTTCGCCCGCAGACTGGTACTGATGTCCAATATAGTCTATGTCATCATCACGCTTCTCCTGTAACTTCTCCTCAAACCCCTTTTGGTCGATAACGCCGTACATAATACACCGGACTAACTCGTTTGTTGACGAATTCCCTCGAAAGTAAACTGCTTCTAAGACTTCATCCAGAAGACCACTGACGGAGATCTCGTGGCGTGTCGTCCCAGTGGTGCCTGTGACTCGTTGATGTGTCTCTCTATCTGTTCCTGGTAAATCTTCTCGTGAATCTACCGCGAGATTGTTGAAATTTTCAACAAATTCATCTTCCTCATCTTTGCGGATCACTTCGACAACTCCGATAGCCTCCAAGACTTCGGGATAATCGATAGGAGGAGTATTGTCTGGCATATTCTAACGTTTAAGCCGACAAATAAATATCTTGGAGCGAAAGGATCTGGCAGTCAGTCTGAATCCCCAAGAACAGCGTCTTTGTGAGTGAGCTTACTTCGACTCTCTGAATCTGCCTTTCTTCCGGCTCTTAGTAGTGTTTCGAGTGCTTCCCTACAGTCTCCACTGTTCTCTGCCACCTGTTCCGCGATCTCCTCAATAACCTCGTCGGGTACTGTTCCGGGTTTGAAGGCCTGTTCCACTCGTTTAGATAGTATGTCTTGTAGTTGTGGTGCGTTGTAGGAGTTGAACTGGAGTGTCTGGCAGTTCAAACGCGATTGGCTTCGTGGATCTAGCTGTACCTTTTGAGGTGGTTGATTCGACACCATTACGATTCCCAGGCTGTTTTCGGCTTCCTGGTTCAGCATTTGCAGGTCGTAGATGATCTCCGTTTTCTCCTGCAACTGGTCGAACTCATCAATCGCTACTGCGACTCCACGGTTCTTGTCCAACCATTCCTTGAGCTTGGAGAGTAGTTCGTCGATTGGTTTTCCTTTTCGCGGCGCAGGATATCCGAGTTGAATCAGTAACTCAGTCAATAGTGATGAACGGGTGTTGTACTGCCAGGCGTTGATGTAGACTGACTTCGCCCGCGTATTCTCTTCCAAACGGTCGAATACATGTTTGACACAGGTGGTCTTCCCGACTCCAGCAGGCCCGTACAGCAACAGATTCTCCGGTGTCTTCCCTCGTGTTAGCGGTCGGACTGCGTCCGCTATTCTCTGTATCTCTGTTTCTCTGCCGACTGGTTCATCTGGGCTCATCTCTCTCTTAATGTACATCTCGTAAATCTGCTCCGCAGAGACACGAGTACCCTCGACTCGCGGCTTACCGCCTAAAACACCCTCCGTTTCGATTATCTCCGACATACTATACTAATTTTATTCATTTATTGATTTGAGAGTGTATGGTGGAGGATATATTTAATTACATACATCATATGTTACGTATTCCAACTCTCACCGTTAGTTCCTCGCAAGTGACGGGCTCGCCATCCCTTCCTCATACTCCAAAGTACGTTTCTAGAATAACACAAGGAGAGAATTTCTAAGACTGATCGAATACTAGACTCCAGAGTCAGCCAGAACCCCCCAC of the Halobaculum limi genome contains:
- a CDS encoding AAA family ATPase, whose product is MSEIIETEGVLGGKPRVEGTRVSAEQIYEMYIKREMSPDEPVGRETEIQRIADAVRPLTRGKTPENLLLYGPAGVGKTTCVKHVFDRLEENTRAKSVYINAWQYNTRSSLLTELLIQLGYPAPRKGKPIDELLSKLKEWLDKNRGVAVAIDEFDQLQEKTEIIYDLQMLNQEAENSLGIVMVSNQPPQKVQLDPRSQSRLNCQTLQFNSYNAPQLQDILSKRVEQAFKPGTVPDEVIEEIAEQVAENSGDCREALETLLRAGRKADSESRSKLTHKDAVLGDSD
- a CDS encoding MarR family transcriptional regulator, which produces MAGRKRETTDDQILRAIALSPHPVVVASELGDELDMSRQGVFVRLQDLETEGLVRSAKKASARVWWLTEEGRISLSQGAE
- a CDS encoding helix-turn-helix transcriptional regulator, which encodes MSNTNTHRLERAGADQEYYLATTSRDAKAHDPDPDNPDEPACQVTTQPTTAFHRIPTDTDHPRCQWCAPTPTDTDYTRIPAQLRHTDPEDLIPDGGVSIFGLTAFQRDCLPAIARCNTRHSLVKGLTIKAELETWYEESINHGRLYPALDTLVAAGLITKSKADGRSNHYELTDAGTHLLATHADRLADAHGEPQ